A stretch of DNA from Sugiyamaella lignohabitans strain CBS 10342 chromosome B, complete sequence:
TCTTTCCCCTCTCCCCTTCCCTCGTCCACCCCTCTCCGCCCTCACCCtacgccgctcgcgaagcgagcacaaccagggtctggggcggagccccagccgccggaggcaggccccccttttcccccctccccctcacCCTCCCCTCGTCCCCTCGTTGACCGGCCGGAAAGCAGCGAGCGCGGGCTGACCAAACGGGCATTTCCAGCGGTCTGCGTCCCCCTTGGGCACACAATAAGCTAATATAGCGTGCAGATGCGTGCAGCGATAGCCGGGTGTACAGGTGGTTCGGCAGAAACTGACTGACCGGTCCACCGCGAAGCGGGGCTgggagtgtgcctccggcggctggggctccgccccagaccctggttgtgctcgcttcgcgagcggcgtggGTGGAGCCGGAGACCGGTGGGGTGATGAGAGGGAGGGAGAGGGCGAGCAGTGGCATGTTTTATAGCCGGCAGTGGTCGGCCCACTATGGTTAGTGTGGCAGAgagttgcagcagcagcacagAAGCAACAGCGCGCATTAGCTCGCGCGGACCGTAGTTTACGCCGGGGTCTGGCGGGGATGGTGCCAAGGCGTGTGTGGCCATGCACACGACAAAAACTAGAAGGACAGGAACAcagcagtgaaaaaaatcatgcataaaaacaaattttcATATGTACATGTAATATGAAACGAGACTCAAGCGAGAATACCGACACTAGTCATTCGTGGCGCGCAGTGGCGCTCGCGCTCCTCTGCTGTGGCATGCAGGTGGGGGTCGACAAGGTTTTCTGTACGATAGAACTTTTTTTGCAACTAAGGTTTGTCGATAAGCTCGTCTTTGCTAGCCTAGAACTGTAAAGTGAGGGGCCTCCTGTGCAGTGAGGGGAGCCTGCCCCCTAGCTATTACTAAACAGATCATAATCCGTCATCTGTCAAAAAAACTTTTTTCATCTATAAACAAactgtaaacaaacaaaatccaTGTACCAATTTTCCGGTCAATTGCGACCCGACCGATCTCCCAGTCCCACTCGACCCTCACAAATCAACCACTCACTCACCCACGAGCCGGACCCAGCCGCCGGCCCCtcgcagcagcatccaGCCCGGAAAAACACACTACGGCCGCGGCACATGTCTCCTCCCTTTCTCACATTTTCTCACTAGCGACCATGCAGTGAAACACTAGCATCAGGCGAGCTAGCGGGGGTTTGTagcgagaaaaaaaaaaaaaattttccCCCTGAGCACCCGAAATGCATTGTGCCTTTAATGGCACCCCGGACTGTCGTGCGACCGGGCGTCGTGCTtccgacggctggggctctgccccagaccccgtggctgAATTCTGGGGTGAgtttgtgcctccggcggctggggctccgccccagaccctggttgtgctcgctccGCGAGCGGCCTGGACCTTCCtagcaccgactcgagcgcagcgagaggagccacggggtctggggcagagccccagccgccggaggctgcaCCCCTCCCCCCGAGACACTGTCTCAGCCCGGAAAAATGTCTACAGGGggcacatgcctccggcggctggggctccgccccagaccctggttgtgctccgcttcgcggagcggcgTGGGGACCCATAgtaccgactcgagcgaagcgagagaagccacggggtctggggcagagcccccagctgctggaagcAGACCCTCTCCCCTGAGCAAACGTAGAGATTGGGGGCATGCATGGATGTGTGCATAAAACGTCTTTTGACATACTTGCATTTCGAGCGTTTCGCCGGCTTGGGACTAGTGGCGATCGGCGGCCAGTGCAATTAGCCTGCCAGCAAATCTTGGCTTAGTGCGGTAAGGAAGGAGAGGGGTCTGTCGATGATGAGGTCAGTAGATCTGACTACCAGTTCTCACCACACTAATGCCGGcggagaagaaaaaaaaatgcgTCTTGGGGTTGGGGTCGCGGATAGGtgggggcctgcctccggcggctggggctctgccccagaccccgtggctcgtctcgcttcgctcgagtcggtgctaGGGGGTCCCCACACCGCTCCGCtaagcggagcacaaccagggtctggggcggagccccggccgccggaggcacaaacTCACCCCAGTCCCGGTAACGCTCGTGGTCTCCCCGATACCGCACCCCTCGCTGGCGCGATCAACACGCAGAACACACTCGCCGCCCCGCACCTGAGACACAGACCCCAACTGGGCCGAACAAAGAGCGAGGGGTAGGGaggggggactgcctccggcggctggggctccgccccagaccctggttgtgctccgcttcgcggagcggcgTGGGTGACCCCTCGaggaacgactcgagcgaagcgagaggagcagcggggtctggggcggagccccagccgccggaggcagggcTGGTTCCCCCTGGGGGAGGGAGATGAGACGGCGCTGGGCCTTTTGCATGGGCTGGGGGCACGTTCGCGAACGGGTCGCGGTTACTGGCTGAGAGATGGGGGTGGGTTCTGCGGGGTATGAATAGGACGTTCAGTTTAAATAGCAGGGGATGGCGGAGAACAGGCGGATATGGTCGGAAAACGGTGaagctggtgaagctgGTTGTTTGAGTACTTTTGTTAGGGTCGGATTGTGGCTCTGGAGGCGTGTTTTCGGtgttttttgtgtttttgtGCGGTCTGTGAGATCGTGGCACGTCAATTGAGCTAGTGCTAGTGAAATTGAGTGTGAGAAGTTCGAGTTCGAGTCTGAGTGTGAAAAGTGGGAGATGCTGAAGCTAACTGCTCTCGCTAGTCTGCTACTGCCAGGGGCCCTGGCTGCACCTGCACCTGCATTTGGCATCCCGGGATGGGGAACTCCGCCAGCCCAGTCGCCGGTGGTGAATACGGTCAAGGTCGGTGGGAACACGTTCACGAACCATGGTCTCGTGGGTGCGGGGTCTCTTCCATCGGATTTGCGTGACCAGTTCGGCGACACGATTGGCGGGATTGGCTCGGCGATTGCTTTTGACCAGTTCTCGTTCAAAAAGAATTTCGACGGTTCTTATTCGGGTGTTCTGTATGCTCAACCGGATCGTGGTTGGAACACCGAGGGAACTACGAATTATCATGCCAGGGTTCATGAGTTCAGTTTGAAACTCAACCCTTATTACGGCCAGAATGCCCAGTCCGCTAATAACCAGATCAGTCTCAATTATCAAAAGTCTACTAAGTATAGTGGTCCAAATGGTATTGAGACAACTGGTTTGGATGCTGGAGAGATTTATACTTCTCATGGCATTGACTTTCCAGCCGCTTTTTTGCCTAATTCTAATCAAAAGGCTCTGGCTTTGGATTTAGAGGGTTTGGTTCATGATCCTCGAGACGGCTCGTTCTGGGTGTCGGACGAATACGGCCCTTATATCTACCATTTCGATTGTAATGGGAGATACCAGAACGTCATTGTACCTCCTGACGCTTATATTCCATATATCAATGGAGTCAAGAACTTTACTGGTAACACCGACCCTGATGTGGGTCGTGAGTCAAATCATGGTTTCGAGGGTCTGTCCATTTCTTCAGATGGAAGATACCTGTATGCTTTATTACAAGCTGCGTTGGTTCAGGATGGTGGAACTCATGCTACCAGAGAAGAGTACACCAGACTTGTCAAGTACGACATTAGCAATCCATTTGGCGAACCCAAACTTGAAGGCGAATATGTGGTTGTTCTTCCGCAATTCAACGACCCTGCTGAGGCCAAGAATCCCAGAACTGGCGAGTCTAGTGAACTGCATTTCATCAACGATAACCAGTTTTTGTATCTTCCACGAGACAGCGGTCGTGGCCAGGGCCAGTCTAACGGCACCTCGATCTTCCGCAACGCTGAAATCTTCGATATCAGCTCCGCTACTAATATCGCCGGTTCGAAATACGACAATTCAAGTAACCCAGTGGCTCCTGATGGAAAAAACCTTGACTCGGGCGTggttgctgctactggtactcCATTTGTCAACTACGACGACAGTACCCAACTGGCGCGAGTCGGGATGCAAAACAGCAACGCGGGCAGTTCAAACGATCTCGACGAGAAATGGGAGAGTCTAGCCCTCGTGCCCACTTTCAACGCGCCAAACGATTACTTCCTGTTCACCATGAGCGACAATGATTTTATCACCCAGAACGGATATCTCAATGGCCAAAAATACAAGGACGACTCTGGACTTAACATGCCTACCCAGATCCTTGCGTTCTGGGTGACTTTGGGAGGCGTCTCTCAGGGGGTCGAGCTTGTAGAATAAAAGCGTGAggtgggtctgcctccggcggctggggcgttgccccagaccccattgctcctctcgcttcgctcgagtcgttatcTTGGGATCCCTGAATTGCTTTAATGACTAtcgagaaggagaagacgagggtggtgttggtgccATTTTAGAAAATAATCTGaatttttgtgtttttttatttattattttgtttttattcttttgaTTTGTAAGCCCCGGATTTCTTTCTCACTTTGGACCAGCGGTCCTGGAATCAATCTCTGCAGCGGGAGACCCCGCCAACAGCCAACAGTTGCTCGATTTTGTAAAACGTTGAGCCTGTCCTGGCTTTCGGTGCTCCACGCCGATTTGGACCCTGTCATACCCTGCATCTCGTGCATCTGTCACGGCGAGGTTAGCTCAAACGTCGTACCCCTGCATGAAAAGTCTTGACTTTGCTGCATGAATGCGCATTGTTCTTATTTCAGATACGGCCTCTTCCCTCTGCAactcatatttattcttaATAATGCCTCCCCCTCACTAAATTTACCACTCGGTCTGCCAATATATTATCATATTCAATTGTCATATTTTAATATTGTGTTTAGTTTCTCAATCTTGACAATTATAGCTACGAACTTCCAAAATGCTTCACGCTCTTTGGTCTGTTAAATGCCTCGATCATCAACTGTGGAGACCATGAATGTCCGCTGCCTATCACACTCGCATTGTCTTCCGATTCATCATTGCGACTTTCACGTGTTCTCTACACCTGCCCACTGTCGCCGTTATAGATCGGGTATGTGCATGAAAATAATCTTCACATGAAATCAGCCGTTGGATTATGTAAACTTCCCGAGAGATACGACATTACCAGGTAGGTTGCGATTAGGATTCCTGCATATCCTGAACCAATCGTCATTGAGTTTTCACTTGGATCCAAATAAGTATTGTTATTTTGCCATTGTGTCTGCCATTGATCTGTCCCATGAAACTCTATCGACGTATTGATGCGCCCATGCTTGGAGATCGCCCAcactttttcttgtttatttgtaaCGATCTCCCATTATCTCGGTGGAACTGAAAATCACCGTTGAGCACGACATGGACACGGCACGAGGCGTCGGTCATGTTCATCACAAGCTATTATCACCGTTACAAGGTTAGCACGTTCACAAAACTCAATTCTGACTGGCAGTCATGTTCAAACAAACTTCGCGGAATTAAAATCAacttatatataaaatggCCCGATAATTGCTCCAATTACTGGTCATTTCCTGATAAGTGTCTGGTTCCAGGTCGAACTTCTTAACAAaggaacaaacaaacaaaacaaaaatgttGAGATTGACTGTAGCTGCTGCCCTTGTCTCTAGAGCActtgctgctcctgctgccgcttCAAGTTCTTCGGCTCCAGTTGTAAACACTGTCACTGTGGGTTCTACCACCTTCACCAACCATGGTTTGGTCGGTGCTGGTTCTCTTCCATCCAATGCTCGTGACCAATTTGGTGATACCATCGGTGGTATTGGATCCGCCATTGCTTTTGACCAATCCTCATTCACTTTGAATGCCGACGGTACCTACTCTGGTGTTTTATATACCCAACCTGATCGTGGTTGGAACACCGAGGGAACTGTCAACTACAAGGGTCGTATCCAGCAATTCAACCTTACCTTGAATCCTTACTATGGATCTGCTGATCAATCTTCTGCTGACCAGATCACTTTGGCTTATGACAAGTCCATCTTGTACACTGGTCCTGACGGTATTGAGACCACTGGtttggatgctgctgaaatCTACACCTCCAACGATGTCGATTATCCTGCTGCTTACCTTCCTGGTACCGATACTCTTGCTCTTGCGCTTGATCTTGAGGGTCTTGTTCATGACCCTCGTGATGGCTCTTTCTGGGTCTCCGATGAGTATGGCCCTTATATTTACCACTTTGAAAGTGACGGTACTTTTATTAGTGCCATTGTTCCTCCTGCTGCCTATATCCCTGTCATCAACAAGAAGACAAACTTCACTGGCACCACCGACCCTGATACAGGACGTTCTGCCAACCATGGTTTCGAGGGTCTTTCCATTAGTTCTAACGGTACTTATATTTACGCTCTCTTGCAAGCTGCTTTGGTTCAAGACGGTGGTACCCATGCCACGAGAGAAGAGTACACCAGAATGGTCCAATACGACATCTCTGATGCCTCCTCTCCTCAACTTGTAGGTGAGTATGTTGTTGTCTTGCCTCAATTCGAGGACCCTGATGAGTCTAAGAACCCCCGTACCGGTGAATCCAGTGAACTCCACTTCATTAACGACCACCAGTTCTTGTATCTTCCCCGTGATAGTGGTCGTGGACAGGGTCAATCCAACTCTACCTCCATTTTCAGAAACGCCGAGATATTTGACATCTCTTCTGCTACCAACATTGCTGGCAGCAAGTATGATGAGGCAAAGAACCCCGTTGCCAAGGATGGTGACAGTTTGGAGAGCAAGGTAACTCCTGCTACTGGAACTCCTTTTGTTGATTACAACGATAACTCCCAATTGAACAGAGTCGGCTTGCACAACGGTGGTGATAACGACTCAACTGACCTCGACGAGAAGTGGGAGAGTTTGGCTCTTGTCCCCACTTCCCAGGGCTCTAATGACTacttcctcttcaccatGAGTGACAACGACTTCATCACCCAAGATGGATACCTCAATGGTGAGCAATACGCTGACGATTCCGGACTCAACCTTCCCACCCAGATCTTGGCCTTCTGGGTCACTATCAGCGATGTCGAGTCTGGTGTTGAGCTTGTTAACTAGATTTTCTGAATACATATACTCTCTCTCGTCTTCTACTGACCcggatgcctccggcggccgggctccgcccggacccgttgctcgcttcgctcgttgccTGGATCGCATAGTGGACAGAATTTCAAGGTTTCCATCCAATAAACAGCCTTCTtgagctcttcttcatttattgtttattcttttttgataGCCAATCTATGCTTATTCCAACCGTAAGACTATTGACCGTTGCACATTACACCTTTGGCTACAAAAGTACTTTCGAAGCTCACGCGGTTAGCTTTGCTCAGAGCTGAAGCACATTGATTTCTATACCAAACATTCGGACCAGCAGTTCCTTCAAAATTGTTTTTCATCGCTAAATCAGATCAACGGTTAGAAATCCCAACAACATAAACTAACAAGATAACATACAAGATACAAGTAAACCTCGAAGTCGCATTTCTCGTGCTAATTAAGAACACACCTTTGAAGACGCACAGAATTTGAAAACAACTGTTCTGCTTTTTATCCAACAAATAtcaaatttgaaaaatggaAACTGTGATCTGAATGCACATCTTTATGTAGCTCTTAGAGCACAAGATGTTAGTACAATAATAAAGATGGAGTCAGGACAATTTCAGCAATTCGAGCCGCTACTCATTGTGCAAAGTACTGCGTGAAACACGGGAAGTTGTGTTTCACTAGGCTGGCATTGAGTAGAATTGTCGAGCGCAGAAAACAATGATCCAGCTTTGAGTAGAACGCAGTAGTCAATGTAACTTCCAGATAGTAAGCAACATGGACTATTTCCAGATCCATCTTCCCTACTCAGTAAAATGTTCCTTGACCGCTGACATTTTTTGGTCAGGTACCCATTCTCTCTTTTCCATACAGGCGGAGACTCTCTAGCATAACGCCATTTGTAAAATTTCACACAATCGGACAGGTCAGATTTTTGAAAACCTTCCTATCACCCTTCGCTCGTCGAAACGCTCCGCACGTTACCAGAAGGATTGTAAATAGAATGAAGCTGGAGAATTTAATGGAATACAAAATCGTTATCCTCTTCCACATCAATTCTATCAGACAGGATCGACGCTCGCTTATCATCGGGCTCTAAACATAAAGTCTGGGCCTTTCACCAGGATCCCAATGACTTCACTAAGGAACAAAATATGCTTCAATTGACGTCATTCGGCACTTGCAGGCGAGGTTATTCAAAGTCAAATATTAATTGAGATTTAGCCGAGCTGTGCTCATGAAGTTGCTCTGAGCTAGCACCCACCTGCTGCCAAAAAAGGACAGTGTGGAAATCACAGGCAGTAAGTGAACTCTCTATTTTGTGTCAACTGGAACACGCTAGATCAAGACTTCTAAAGCTCGATCCGGTCTTGCTtcaatgaaaacaaaagaatgTGTGCTCAACGCCAAAGACTTTCTTCAAAACAACATGGTCCGTGGGCTCTTCAGTAAAAGTTCTTACGAACATTCTTTTGCATCCTGTAATTTCTAACTATTTTGCATTCTATATCGCGCACCCTATATCAACGGTGAGCCATGACTCACACCTGACATTCGTCTCGCACTAAACGAGCCACATGTTGGGCCCGGTAACAAGCTTCTCTGGACATTCATCTCACGGTTCAACGGGATTTGCTCCTACGGGTACCGATACGAGGGGTCCGGAAGTGtctccggcagctggggctccgccccagaccccgttgctcctgcttcgcaggagttactGGGACCCTCGacgtccgactcgagcggagcgagaggagcagcggggtctggggcgaagccctagccgccggaggcgccCATCCACCGAGGGAGCTCCGTAAAGTCGCAAGGGACCCCCAAATGACAGAACGCTTAGGTTGTCGCAGTCCGAAAACAAGTGCCGGTGTCGGGCTGCGGAAGATGGTGTCGGAACGAAAGAGGAGCGGTTCGGCACCGCACgtagtggtggtgtggGGTGACGAGAGCGATGTCGGGATGCATTTACCCGCTATTGGCCCCTGGTGATTAAGTGGTGCAGGTGATTGGCAGGTGACAGGCCTATTAAAGCTCTCAAAGTGTCTAGCGGGACCGTTATTTTTCCCTTTGAATCTCCCAACGCAGCAAATCTGCAATGCAGCACAATACGCCGCCGTTGAAGTTTAATAGCTAAGAATATTGACTGCTGCAGCAGTACTTAATCAGGCACAAAATTCCCGCTAACTGACTTATCAGCAACCTTTATCCCTCCGCATTTTACTTCAAATAGATTCGAGAGGATTAATCATTTGGGTTCGTTATAAAAAGGTTGGTTTGTGGAGTACCAGTATTACTTCTAACTTTTCCGTcttgattttctttttgcGAGACAGTCGGATTTGCAGAATCTGACGGACGTAACCATCCGAAAAAGCGGACATCAAAGGCGATTCGTAGCGGACATTCCGTTTTAATTAAACTTTGGTTATAGTTTATTGAATCCAGTTCAGTTCAATAATCATCTGGACCTATCATGCTATAAAACCAAAGCTAGTCTTCTGAATTTCCAGCTGCTTTTCATGGAATATACTACAGTTATTCAGTCGTAGTCTGTAGTGGATTTCGATTCTAAAGCTttggttcttctttttatcGAACGAAGATGTCATCTTCGTCCACAGTGGGATCCAGTCCCTTGGACGCTGGCTTTGGATCTCCTCCTGTGGATAATCGACATGAATTATATAGTGAGTCGGGTGGACTAGAGGATCAAGAGAAGCGTTTAGAGGGACATGGTCAGCCAGAAAGTGAAAAACAGCTCGAAGCTGGAAATGAAAGCGAGAGCCAGAACCAGAGTCAGAAGCTACAAGTGAATCAAAGACGTGTATCTGATCATGACCTGTATAATGACCATGAAAATGGCAATGAAAACCATCCTATCCCACTATCTCTGGGCCCtaaagatgaagagaatcAGAACGAGCCAGAAATGGCCAAGATCACTACAAATGCAAGCAGTTTTCAACCTCCTGTGACTATATATGGGCCCTATGAGCGATATTTAATTACTGGTATAGCGTCATGGGCAGCCTTTTTCTCGACTGTGTCGGTGCCTATTTATCTACCTGCATTTTCAGCTATTGGAGCCGACTTTCATGTTTCTACAGAAAAGCTAAATCTTACGGTGACGGTGTACTCCGTCTTCCAGGGCCTGTCTCCAGCGTTTTGGGCACCCATGTCTGACGCTTACGGGAGAAGACCAGTCTACTTTTTATGCTTTATGTTATATATTGGCGCATGTATAGGACTGGCTCTGGCCAAAGACTACTGGACTATATTCGGACTTCGAATGCTTCAGGCTGCTGGCATTGCATCTACAGTCGCTACATTAAATGGCGTTATAGCAGATATCACCTCAAGACGGAATCGAGGTATATACATGGGTATCTCGGGTGGTATTGGGCTTCTAGGGAATTGTTTTGGACCAattattggtggtggtataACTCAAGGAATGGGCTGGAGATCCATTTTCTGGTTCCTAGTTATCGCTGCATGTGTCACTTTATTGGCCATTGTATTTTTACTTCCAGAAACCAACCGGTTTATTGCAGGAGACGGGTCTATCTATCCATCGAATGTGATTAACATGTCTCCATATGCATTTATTCGACACAAGACTCGGGGAGTCCCTTTTATCAAAGGTGAGCCTGAATATGACCCATCAGTGATTCCTGAGCGAACAAACCGAGTTAGCTTTTTCGGAACCATCAAATTGCTACGAGAATTGGACGTGGTTTTAGTTTTGATTCCAAACGCATTGCATTATACCACCTGGTTCATGGTACTCACTTCCATGTCAAGTTTATTAAGTTCCGAGTATGGATTTTCGTCATCCAAAGTAGGTTTGGCATATTTGGCAAGCGGTGCAGGTAGTTTGCTTGGAAGCATTGTATCTGGTCGATTAATGACATATCGATACCGGAAAGTGCTTGCTCAATTCAAGGCAGACTGTGCTGCTAAAGGGAAACCTGTCAACATGCACGAGTTCACCATTCAAAAGGCAAGAATGGATGTCACCATGGCGGCATCTATAATTTTATGCGGATCTTGCATAATCTACGGATGGACCATTCAGAAGCATGTCCACTATATTGTACCCATTCTGTCGACATTTTTAACTTCGAGTTCTGCCACATATGTGATTAACACCTCTAGTACTCTACTGGTTGACTTGTTTCCCAACGAGTCTGCTAGCTCGACAGCAGTAGTCAACTTAACACGATGCCTTCTTTGTGCTGTCGGACTAGCAGTTGTGGACAAGATGATTCGCTCGCtaggagcaggaggagcTTTCACGTTGATGTCAGGTATTTGCATACTATCTATGGCCCTGATTCAGATTGAAATTAACCATGGCCAGAAAATAGACCGAAGACGGAGAGCTAGAAAAGGGCTTGACAACCAGCGTCTGTGATTATAACATTATGATAatgatttttgttgatatatatttgttttattcttaatatgaaaataatagcattaaaatctcttgcgaagcaggagccacggcgactggggcagagccccggccaccggaggcaaccTGTCCCCCCTATAGCTTCGGCTTTTCGTCCAGTGGCTTCTCGTACACAACCAAATAATCCAGATCGAAACTAGAAACAGTCGACTGGCGGGCCCATGTACCGGCCACGACCTCGGCAATAGAGTCCTGGATCATGTCTCTAGTAGGTCTGAGATCAGCTACCGTGAGAATCGAAATAACGATATCAGCAAGCGGGAACATGACAGCTCGTGCATCGCGTTGAAGTTCAGGGAATGGAGTAGACTCGAACTTTGCAATCCATTTCTCCAGTCTGTCTTTCACAATGACTCTGAGTTCACTGCGTGCAGAAACATGAAACTCAGTCTCGTCATCCTCCAAGTGATTGTCAGCGAACCAGATCAGTGCCTTTTTAACAGATTTCCAGTCTTTGGAGATGTATCTGATGGCATCATCACAGAGAACATTAGTAGTTCCCTCCCAGATAGCATTGACTTGGCAATCACGTAGCAGCTTGCCAATATTCATCCGCACATCATGTTCTAAATATCCCACTCCACCAAGTGCTTCCATACATTCAGACACTCCTCTCACAGCACGTTTACAGGTAGATATCTTGGACAAACCAGGAATGATTCTCAAAAGGACTTTCTCCTGCTCAGTAAGATCCTTGGGAACGACCTCCTCGCGGCCCAATAGAGCAGCTCCGTAAAACGACAGGAAACTATGACCACGAATCTGGATCTCCTGAGATGCCAGAACCCGGACATGAGCAGGCAGTTGGTAGAGCTTTTTCCCGAACACACTTCTCACCAGCGAATACTCTTTTGCAATGTACAGAGCTCTTCTCCAGAATGCGAGAGAAGACACTGAACTATAAACACGAGTCACATTTAAAACAGTAGCAATTGTCTTGACTCCCTGACCCGGTTTTCCAAGCAACTCACCTTTCAATGCTGTTAATTGAACTTCTGCTGTTGGCAAGGGGGTAGTACcaaacttctttttcaatcgGTGTAGACGCACAGAACTTGTCTTTCCATCCTCATCTTGTACATACCCCAAGAAACAAGACAATTTCCCGCCATCCAAATGGTTTCCCTTGCGATCTACCCTATGTGCCAACATGACAGATACCTGGGAATCCGTGGCACTGGAAAACCATTTGAATCCATCCAGACAGTAGTAATCATGACCAGCTCTAGTTTTAACAGCCGTTGTCTCCGAACGACTAACATCTGACCCACCAGGACGTTCAGTCATCCACTGTCCAGAAGTCCAAGCTCTACTAGGAGTTCTTGTAGTCAAATGATCAAAAGCTCGTCTCATTCCAGGAGTCGTCAGACCATTTGCCTCGAGCAGCTTGGCACATCCATCAGTCATTGCCAAAGGACATGAGACCATAGCCGACGAAGGTCCGAATAAATACACCTTTGCAAACGACACCAGACGACTATATTCAGCATATCTGCGTTCAAAAGCAGTTGacaccaccccctgaacTGCCGCTACATCTTTGAGTCTCCTCCAACCTTCACTTGTCACCAGCTTATTTATTGGATGGCCAAACGTATCCTGTTCCACAATAAACGGCGGATTTCGTTCTGCCTCGTCGACCCA
This window harbors:
- the QDR2 gene encoding Qdr2p (Plasma membrane transporter of the major facilitator superfamily; member of the 12-spanner drug:H(+) antiporter DHA1 family; exports copper; has broad substrate specificity and can transport many mono- and divalent cations; transports a variety of drugs and is required for resistance to quinidine, barban, cisplatin, and bleomycin; contributes to potassium homeostasis; expression is regulated by copper; GO_component: GO:0016021 - integral component of membrane [Evidence IEA,IEA]; GO_component: GO:0016021 - integral component of membrane [Evidence ISM] [PMID 12192589]; GO_component: GO:0005887 - integral component of plasma membrane [Evidence IDA] [PMID 15215105]; GO_component: GO:0016020 - membrane [Evidence IEA,IEA]; GO_component: GO:0005886 - plasma membrane [Evidence IEA,IEA]; GO_function: GO:0008324 - cation transmembrane transporter activity [Evidence IMP] [PMID 23106982]; GO_function: GO:0015238 - drug transmembrane transporter activity [Evidence IMP] [PMID 15215105]; GO_function: GO:0015238 - drug transmembrane transporter activity [Evidence IMP] [PMID 15649438]; GO_function: GO:0005215 - transporter activity [Evidence IEA]; GO_process: GO:0060003 - copper ion export [Evidence IMP] [PMID 23106982]; GO_process: GO:0006855 - drug transmembrane transport [Evidence IMP] [PMID 15215105]; GO_process: GO:0006855 - drug transmembrane transport [Evidence IMP] [PMID 15649438]; GO_process: GO:0006811 - ion transport [Evidence IEA]; GO_process: GO:0010107 - potassium ion import [Evidence IGI,IMP] [PMID 17189489]; GO_process: GO:0006813 - potassium ion transport [Evidence IEA]; GO_process: GO:0055085 - transmembrane transport [Evidence IEA]; GO_process: GO:0006810 - transport [Evidence IEA,IEA]) gives rise to the protein MSSSSTVGSSPLDAGFGSPPVDNRHELYSESGGLEDQEKRLEGHGQPESEKQLEAGNESESQNQSQKLQVNQRRVSDHDLYNDHENGNENHPIPLSLGPKDEENQNEPEMAKITTNASSFQPPVTIYGPYERYLITGIASWAAFFSTVSVPIYLPAFSAIGADFHVSTEKLNLTVTVYSVFQGLSPAFWAPMSDAYGRRPVYFLCFMLYIGACIGLALAKDYWTIFGLRMLQAAGIASTVATLNGVIADITSRRNRGIYMGISGGIGLLGNCFGPIIGGGITQGMGWRSIFWFLVIAACVTLLAIVFLLPETNRFIAGDGSIYPSNVINMSPYAFIRHKTRGVPFIKGEPEYDPSVIPERTNRVSFFGTIKLLRELDVVLVLIPNALHYTTWFMVLTSMSSLLSSEYGFSSSKVGLAYLASGAGSLLGSIVSGRLMTYRYRKVLAQFKADCAAKGKPVNMHEFTIQKARMDVTMAASIILCGSCIIYGWTIQKHVHYIVPILSTFLTSSSATYVINTSSTLLVDLFPNESASSTAVVNLTRCLLCAVGLAVVDKMIRSLGAGGAFTLMSGICILSMALIQIEINHGQKIDRRRRARKGLDNQRL